A window of Akkermansia muciniphila contains these coding sequences:
- a CDS encoding beta-N-acetylhexosaminidase translates to MTRLFSLLAGILLFPSLAAAAADKYSIIPEPARTELKQNTTKTLKLLSDKAAPSLGRDAYQLTVTPQGVHLSSGGKEGRIYGLVTLQQLQDQLAAHPEGIPCGVIKDKPRYPWRGLMVDPARHFIPMKDLKKFVDMMAYYKFNKLQLHLTDNQGWRLPVPGYPKLKSISSKRAESFGDGHPHEGMYTRQELKDLVAYCAERGIQVFPEIDVPGHNQALHAAYPEFFCFPQKDMKVRTIAGNTKELVCPQKPEVWKFYAAVFKELKDIFPSGIVHLGGDEAPTELWKKCPLCREARAKAGLKDEQEQMKAFFAKMTSLLAKNGQTPQFWYEGNAGIYHPGETVYAWRADQARKSVEKTKQAGLKLIMASNEYCYLDFPQFQGQYNWGWMKTTTLKKSYELDPAFGKTGREADHIQGVHGAIWGEHLPSLKHILYRTYPRAMALAEAGWSPMEARSWENFQQKVKDHGAFVLKRFNYDLERTKENEPPFPWENKK, encoded by the coding sequence ATGACAAGGCTCTTTTCCCTGCTGGCCGGAATACTTCTGTTTCCCTCCCTTGCTGCGGCTGCCGCGGATAAATACAGCATCATCCCTGAACCGGCCCGGACGGAACTAAAGCAGAATACCACCAAAACGCTCAAGCTCCTTTCCGACAAGGCCGCTCCTTCCCTGGGCAGGGACGCCTACCAGCTCACCGTCACCCCGCAGGGCGTGCACCTCTCTTCCGGCGGGAAAGAGGGGCGAATCTATGGACTGGTAACCCTCCAGCAGCTCCAGGACCAGCTGGCGGCACATCCGGAGGGCATTCCCTGCGGCGTCATCAAAGACAAGCCCCGCTACCCGTGGCGCGGCCTGATGGTGGACCCCGCCCGCCACTTCATCCCTATGAAGGACCTGAAGAAATTCGTGGACATGATGGCCTACTACAAATTCAACAAGCTCCAGCTCCACCTGACGGACAACCAGGGCTGGCGCCTGCCCGTGCCCGGCTACCCCAAATTGAAAAGCATCTCTTCCAAACGGGCGGAAAGCTTTGGAGACGGCCATCCCCATGAAGGAATGTACACCAGGCAGGAGCTGAAAGACCTGGTGGCGTATTGTGCGGAGCGCGGCATCCAAGTCTTTCCTGAAATAGACGTGCCGGGCCACAACCAGGCCCTGCACGCCGCCTATCCTGAATTCTTCTGTTTCCCCCAGAAAGACATGAAAGTGCGCACAATAGCCGGCAACACCAAGGAACTGGTCTGTCCGCAAAAGCCGGAAGTGTGGAAATTCTATGCCGCCGTCTTCAAGGAGCTCAAGGACATCTTCCCCTCCGGCATTGTTCATCTGGGCGGTGACGAAGCCCCCACGGAACTCTGGAAAAAATGCCCCTTGTGCCGGGAAGCCCGCGCCAAGGCAGGCCTGAAGGACGAACAGGAGCAAATGAAGGCTTTCTTTGCAAAAATGACCTCCCTTCTCGCCAAAAACGGGCAGACGCCTCAATTCTGGTATGAAGGCAATGCCGGCATCTACCACCCGGGGGAAACGGTTTATGCATGGAGGGCGGACCAGGCGCGCAAATCCGTGGAAAAAACGAAACAGGCCGGGCTGAAGCTGATTATGGCCTCCAACGAATACTGCTACCTGGACTTTCCGCAGTTCCAGGGTCAATACAACTGGGGCTGGATGAAAACAACCACGCTGAAAAAAAGCTATGAGCTGGACCCCGCCTTCGGCAAAACCGGACGGGAAGCCGATCACATCCAGGGCGTGCACGGCGCGATATGGGGAGAGCATCTGCCCAGCCTGAAACACATCCTTTACCGTACTTACCCGCGTGCAATGGCCCTTGCGGAAGCAGGATGGTCCCCCATGGAGGCCCGCTCCTGGGAAAACTTCCAGCAAAAGGTGAAAGACCACGGCGCCTTTGTCCTCAAACGCTTCAATTACGACCTGGAGCGCACGAAGGAAAACGAACCGCCCTTCCCCTGGGAAAACAAAAAGTAA
- a CDS encoding beta-N-acetylhexosaminidase, with amino-acid sequence MLKLLNILACAALSVHLAAAQQAAYSVIPEPAKTNLTQGTARTLKLLSDKASPALGKDAYQLTVTPQGVHLSSGGKEGRIYGLVTLQQLQDQLAAHPEGIPCGVIKDKPRYPWRGMMVDPARHFIPMKDLKKFVDMMAYYKFNKLQLHLTDDQGWRLPVPGYPKLKSISSKRAESFGNGTPHEGMYTRQELKDLVAYCAARGIEVIPEIDMPGHNQALAAAYPEFFCFPDHNTKVSTTGGVGLYLVCPHKPEIWKFYAAVFDELRDIFPSTMVHLGGDEAPLEKTWEKCPLSVKYRQQKGMKDVHEELKEFEAKMASMLAARGKKPIFWYEKPWAQASVYRKGDTVFTWRMGLTPSTITETKKQGLPLIIAAGEHCYLDYPQIPGQDNRGWMPTTTLEQSYKLDPAYGRPEQETDHIIGVQATMWAEQLSTLNHLLYRTYPRACAIAEAGWSPMNVRSWENFQRKLADQRQFVLKRFNYDMERTKENEPPFK; translated from the coding sequence ATGCTTAAACTGCTCAACATTCTGGCCTGTGCCGCGCTCTCCGTACACCTGGCGGCCGCCCAGCAGGCGGCTTACAGCGTGATTCCGGAGCCCGCCAAAACCAACCTCACCCAGGGAACGGCCAGGACGCTCAAGCTCCTTTCCGATAAAGCTTCCCCTGCCCTGGGCAAGGACGCCTACCAGCTCACTGTCACCCCGCAGGGCGTGCACCTCTCTTCCGGCGGGAAAGAGGGGCGAATCTACGGGCTCGTCACCCTCCAGCAGCTCCAGGACCAGCTGGCGGCGCATCCGGAAGGCATTCCCTGCGGAGTCATCAAGGACAAGCCGCGCTACCCGTGGCGCGGCATGATGGTGGACCCCGCCCGCCACTTCATCCCCATGAAGGACCTGAAGAAATTCGTGGATATGATGGCCTACTACAAATTCAACAAGCTCCAGCTCCACCTGACGGACGACCAGGGCTGGCGCCTGCCTGTGCCGGGCTACCCCAAACTGAAAAGCATCTCTTCCAAACGGGCGGAAAGCTTCGGTAACGGCACTCCCCACGAAGGAATGTACACCAGGCAGGAACTGAAAGACCTGGTGGCGTACTGCGCCGCGCGCGGCATTGAGGTCATCCCGGAAATAGACATGCCGGGCCACAACCAGGCGTTGGCCGCCGCCTATCCGGAATTCTTCTGCTTTCCAGACCACAACACGAAAGTCAGCACGACCGGCGGCGTAGGCTTGTACCTGGTATGCCCCCACAAACCGGAAATATGGAAATTCTATGCCGCCGTCTTTGACGAGCTCAGGGACATCTTTCCGTCCACCATGGTCCACCTGGGCGGCGACGAAGCCCCGCTGGAAAAAACCTGGGAAAAATGCCCTCTCAGCGTCAAATACCGCCAGCAGAAGGGAATGAAGGACGTCCACGAGGAACTGAAGGAATTTGAAGCGAAAATGGCCTCCATGCTCGCCGCCCGCGGCAAAAAGCCCATCTTCTGGTATGAAAAGCCGTGGGCCCAGGCCAGCGTTTACCGCAAGGGAGACACCGTCTTCACCTGGCGCATGGGCCTGACGCCCTCCACCATCACGGAAACAAAAAAGCAGGGCCTTCCCCTCATCATCGCCGCCGGGGAACACTGCTATCTGGACTACCCGCAGATTCCCGGCCAGGACAACCGGGGATGGATGCCCACCACCACGCTGGAACAAAGCTACAAGCTGGACCCCGCCTACGGCAGGCCGGAGCAGGAAACAGACCATATCATCGGCGTTCAGGCCACCATGTGGGCGGAACAGCTCTCCACCCTGAACCACCTGCTTTACCGCACCTACCCGCGCGCCTGCGCCATTGCGGAAGCGGGCTGGTCACCAATGAACGTGCGTTCCTGGGAAAACTTCCAGCGCAAGCTGGCCGATCAGCGCCAATTTGTCCTCAAGCGTTTCAACTACGATATGGAGCGCACCAAGGAAAACGAACCCCCTTTCAAATAA
- the meaB gene encoding methylmalonyl Co-A mutase-associated GTPase MeaB, whose translation MSSTKFVRPHRPSVEELAQGVLAGNRALLGRAITLIESNAAKDQEASRALISKLLPHSGNAVRIGITGVPGAGKSSFIEAFGTYLCKKGFKVAVLAIDPSSSVSRGSIMGDKTRMEELSGEENAFIRPSPSGGSLGGVARKTRETMIACEAAGFDIILIETVGVGQSETTVRSMVDIFMLLLITGAGDDLQGIKRGIMELADILVVTKDDGDNRQRAAAHCQELKMVLHYLQSPTPGWTPSVLTCSSLEGRGLDTIEETLFRFRDSMKESGFWYNRRRNQSLSWVQALVHEALLTAFEQHPAVASRMPVLENMVAGDKMDPVSAAHDLLSHFTYPVPGH comes from the coding sequence ATGAGCAGCACTAAATTTGTACGTCCGCACCGCCCCTCCGTAGAAGAACTGGCCCAGGGAGTCCTGGCCGGGAACCGCGCCCTGCTGGGGAGGGCCATCACCCTGATAGAAAGCAACGCCGCTAAAGACCAGGAAGCTTCCCGTGCGCTCATCTCCAAGCTCCTGCCCCATTCGGGCAACGCTGTCCGCATCGGCATCACGGGCGTTCCCGGCGCGGGCAAATCCTCCTTCATTGAAGCCTTCGGCACCTACCTGTGCAAAAAAGGCTTCAAGGTGGCCGTGCTGGCCATTGACCCGTCCTCTTCCGTTTCCCGCGGTTCCATCATGGGGGACAAAACCCGCATGGAAGAACTCTCCGGGGAGGAAAACGCCTTCATCCGCCCTTCCCCCTCCGGCGGTTCCCTGGGCGGCGTAGCCCGGAAAACGCGTGAAACCATGATCGCGTGCGAGGCCGCGGGCTTTGACATCATCCTCATTGAAACCGTCGGCGTCGGCCAGTCGGAAACCACGGTCCGTTCCATGGTGGACATCTTCATGCTCCTGCTCATCACCGGAGCCGGGGACGACCTCCAGGGCATCAAGCGCGGCATCATGGAGCTGGCGGACATCCTGGTAGTCACCAAGGACGACGGCGACAACCGCCAGCGGGCGGCGGCCCACTGCCAGGAACTGAAAATGGTGCTCCACTACCTGCAAAGCCCCACCCCCGGCTGGACGCCCTCCGTCCTCACCTGTTCCTCCCTGGAAGGGCGCGGACTGGACACCATTGAAGAAACGCTCTTTCGCTTCCGGGACAGCATGAAGGAATCCGGCTTCTGGTACAACCGCCGCCGGAACCAGTCCCTCTCATGGGTTCAGGCCCTGGTGCATGAAGCCCTGCTCACCGCCTTTGAACAGCATCCCGCCGTGGCGTCCCGCATGCCTGTTCTGGAAAACATGGTGGCGGGGGACAAGATGGACCCCGTCTCCGCCGCGCACGACCTGCTGAGCCACTTCACTTATCCCGTGCCCGGACATTGA
- a CDS encoding NUDIX domain-containing protein yields MERLYRPNVAGLLVREDGKLLVCERSRQKGAWQFPQGGIDPGETATEAVKREVREEVGFLPSQYDLVESRGGYRYDYPPEVLDYVREKRQQPFVGQEQEYFLCRLRADAPEPSLDHREFCACKWIAPSEFRLEWLPEFKKEVYARVLADFFNVRARDK; encoded by the coding sequence ATGGAAAGATTGTATCGTCCCAATGTGGCGGGGCTGTTGGTCCGGGAGGACGGAAAGCTGCTGGTTTGCGAACGTTCTAGGCAGAAAGGGGCCTGGCAGTTCCCTCAGGGGGGGATTGATCCGGGGGAAACAGCCACGGAGGCAGTGAAGCGGGAAGTTCGGGAGGAAGTGGGGTTCCTGCCGTCCCAGTATGATCTTGTGGAGTCCCGGGGCGGGTACCGTTACGATTATCCGCCGGAGGTGCTGGATTACGTCCGCGAGAAGCGGCAGCAGCCTTTTGTGGGGCAGGAACAGGAGTATTTCCTGTGCCGGCTGCGTGCGGACGCCCCGGAGCCCAGCCTGGACCACCGGGAGTTCTGCGCCTGCAAATGGATAGCCCCCTCCGAGTTCAGGCTGGAGTGGCTGCCGGAGTTCAAGAAGGAGGTGTACGCCAGGGTGCTGGCGGATTTTTTCAATGTCCGGGCACGGGATAAGTGA